The Lytechinus variegatus isolate NC3 chromosome 11, Lvar_3.0, whole genome shotgun sequence genome contains the following window.
agataatgaaataagttgcagcaataaatatctaatgcactaaatcagttgtcaatccaatttttatatttcttggaggaaaaaatttgaataaacctaatttcatataataaaatacaaaagaacaagtggggatgtgacatcatcagcccacctagtgaatattcatgacaactgttttaacaaaatattgctaaactttaaaattcaataactttgttatccgattttgataaaatgttcggcattttgctcaatgaattcatttatttattaagctataaatactttcagcccagaGCATCCCTTTAACAAATTTGCCAATAGCAATGATACCTATTTAATGCTATATACAGGCAAATGATCTTTGAAGAGTtggagatttttttaaacaaggtCATGCTCAAATGAGAAATGGTGTACATCGGTACATGGACAAAAGTCAAGAACTTTTAAAGCAGACAGTTCTTCTACTAGACAATTGATGACCAACATATTAATCAGTAACACAAAAAATTACTTAGCAAAGCATggttgcacccccccccccgggggggggggggcacttacattgacgagtggataccatgcatgaccaaaaaaaaacatgtaaaaaggatgtctttttcaagatagggcacgtaacgtgataagggtgtcaaaaacacaaaaataatgaaaaaaggtatctatttcgctagcaaaagttacttgtttagggtcaaatttgcagggatgataaaacaaaattaaaatgttttataaagaatgtcctttttgccataacactacgtgtttagagtctgatttgcacgaggtgtggAAGATTGGGCCATACTaaaccaaatggtgtgtaaagGTACAACCGACGGACataataaaatatcgctgtacttttttaggggttcatttcagggaatactcgccaagagtatcattttgtttccaatacttgttaagggtagggtttcacatgccaatacttgttaaggggtgcatttttagaatatggaaaatacatatTTAGGGTGCATtatgagaccccatggtcgcgcatcgtatccactcgtcaatggaagtgccccccccggtTGCACCCATTTTACTTGAACTTTAACCATTCCATAAGACCAACAGTTAGACAAACACTGGTTTACCACTGGGAGGATCCCAAACAAATAGAAAATCAGAAATTGTCTGCTGCGtacactcacaatttctttgagAAATCGTGAAACACTCAAGAAAATTCTGCACTTTCAAATTATTGGCACATACTTCCTCTAATGTTACATCACTGATAACAAACCTTATCAAACTGAGGGACGACAGGTTGCTTCTCTGATTCGTTGCATTCGTTGAGCTCTGGGTCGGAGTACTCATTGTTGACGTAGTAACCGACTCGGATGAACTCGTGATCTCGATAAGAACATGTGATGAGGACGACCGTTACACCCAAGATGTCTCCTTGTGGTATCTTGGTTGGATCTGGAGGATTAGCCTGTAGAAACCAAGGAGGTAAAAACAGTGCATATATTAAGAAAACAGTCTGCTACCAGCAAAAACTAtgctaaaaagaaaatatggtttaaaaagaaaaaaaggcttGTTTTCAGAGAGAACATTTTTTCATTAGGATAAACAAAGGTAGAGGACATTTGGTTAACCGTTTTAATCAAACTGCcaaagaacccccccccccccactagaTATTatgtccccccaaaaaaatatatgaaacagGGCCACGAAAGTTTGGACTTGCACTTTGGTCAACAGTCTCTATGAATAGCTTCTACAAAACACAAGGGCTTCAACGCTAAAGTGAGAGCACACAGTGTAACTTCATTGTTACCCCCCCACctgattatacatgtagcatttcaTTACTCAGTGTTATAAAGCAGTTTTTTAGGATATGGCATGGCGTTATAAATGAGATTATTTGAAATGCCAATTGtctgtcagccccccccccaaaaaaaaaaaaaaaaaaaaaaatcagacatatatatatattttttacacatCTGTTAATAATCTCATTCCAATTTGCACACTCCCTTTTAAGACGGCAAGAACATATTTGCCCAAATGTTGAGTTGGGGTAATCTTTTTCAGGACCAATCACATGTCCACGAAATATGCACGGTGTACTCTGTAACATCCCAAACTTACAAGTATGTTTTATaatattcatttgaatgaaaattattgaGGAAGCAAATTGGCTTGCCATATATTACTCATCTTCTGTACAGTCAAGTGTAACTTTAAAAAGAGCTTTGTGAAAGAGCACAGCAGCTTAAGAACAAACCTGAAAGACGAACATGTGCCTTCCTTGTGAGACTGGGCCTACAAGAACAGAGTCCAGCGTCTGGTCATAATCCTCCGTCTCTGCAGAACCTACATAGATGATTTTCCATTCAAGATCTACAGATGGACAAAGAGATGAATGGAAAAGCGTAAGAGAATATATTACCATCAAAGATAAGTGTCAAAAGGAAGCTTGGTCTGTAATTATGGGAAATGAGAATGCTTGAATCAGAGTCTGTCATCAAATTACTCTCAGCTCACCATCTCTTTATGACTTGGCATCTTCTCATGGACATGTAAACCTGATGTTTACCCAACATTGACTAGCATAATCAAGCATAGGCACTTAAATAAACATTCCTGGATGAGGAGAAATCtacatgatgataaaaaaatattattttttaatggcaAGACCATGTTTCAATAGACACAGCAcaaatggggaaaaataaaaaggtcataaaaaatatcacagGCTAGTGAAAAGGGCATTGCCACTGAGAACAGTTAACAGGAATTCAATGGCCATGGCCTTAAATAATTTAAGCCCTGCATGAAGAAGATCATAGTTATGAGATTTCAttgtcatgacagtatgtaccgctaaagggcaagtccaagaatttgcgcttgttacgtatgggacatttcagaggctttaatgacctgaaaaatagtgttaaatgactttgattagattgaataccctcatgatggtagacatctaggataataaccatgcaaaaaatggtgACACGTGACCTTGAcattttagagagaaaagatgtgccgttacgtatgggacgcagaaaaaaaacaatttttaaatcatttttttcaagttgagaattctctgaaagtatttcatttgacatcttgtaacttagtgtgatagaagtcacaatactcaagtatatctaaggcaagtttcatgtcataagccaaatccctcaATTGCTGACTCTaattaaattaaacaaattaatgacgttacgtatgggacattttgtccccatagagaacgtacacaatttcccccataattaagaaaaaatttaaataattcaaaacatggaaataacaagagtttctttcttttaaaatgttatattgagacatatttgatatgactgaaaaagaaattagccatttcatcattttttttcttgtttttcatggtttcatgaatttcttttgttttttagtgttttcatttttttccattttcacaattttttcgcttcgattgttttcatttatcagtattcataacaaataagtctttaaaaactaaagaaaaggtaaataatcactttttagaacactcttgaaatttgtttttctccattcactttgtacacaaatcttcccattgacattgtgtgtaaatgtcccatgtTCGTAACaaatttttaattaacttttaattaaaaagttaactctatttttgaaactttttgtggtatatcattttcatacttaataaattagaacttcccagagatgcaacaatacaagtattgtattatgagaaataactttaaaaaacatCCCCAAAATGTTACGTATATGGGACATttcatccttggacaagacctaatttgcataattaattcgATGATAccacttttttccccaaaaactaataagatgttagggggtccatgtcccacctatgactagaTAACTTTTGCCCTGCTTcctacttattatttttttcattttttatctttttacagCACTTGGTTAAACTATTCCCCTTCCCATTGACTTTGCctgattaaaaaaagattttctttaAATGATGATTGGGATAGTAACAACATTGATGACTGTGATAATGATgggttttttaatcatttatttgtatACTACTAATTATTTACAATCACGTatcaaattttagtatttgtgaaataatattctataataaaaattgttcttcaaaacggcaccGCTAGTCGGATATATGTCATCACGAAGCAGTTCATGTCTATTGTCTTTGTTGACAAACAGATCAAGGAATCTACTGGAGATCGGATCTGGTAGCAACGCCTCATATTTACCATTTAttgtgaaataattttcatctctTTATATGCACTGTGAATGTGATTAGGCGCctagataaataaaatttgacaacaCACACTCTCTATGCTAAAGTTATGGATTTCCTATCCTagcctagggaaatccatctttgagTTTGACTTTGTGTACATGTGTCTCTTATAATAAGTTATATGGACAGGGATTCACAAGActccatgatgaagaaaaaaatattaaaaaaaacatcatcatggagtcctcaagactagcTCCTGCCACTGCAGTTCTGTTCTGAATTCTTTGTCctgatttatctttttttattttgtaataaaacttTAACATCTTAATTGGGCTTGCCCTTGTGCCTTTTTGTGGATAACTTCATTTCAAGGTTCATGACTCCCAGTTGCCAGTACTGCACTGCacaggttatatcataaccttgttcatagaatgagtgcTGCACAGAGACCACTGAAGTGTGTGTAAGTTTTTGTAAGTGTAACTTGTTGTGACTTGTGACTCACCTTCTGTCAAATTTTCTATACATTCGAATGTGATCTCAAATTGAAATGGATTTAGAAAGTTCGACGGATTGTCCAAAACTGTAACATTTGTAACTTGGACTTTTGCCATGTCAGTTTGAAAAAACAACACACTAGATTCAAAATGTCGACAGCGCTAGACACATTTGCTGCAGTACGGTGAAAAGGGTCGTCACATTCCAAATTTATCTCAAGCAGCGGCAAAGCCTTCAACAGAGCGGGCGTTCGTTGCGAAAGACGCCGGAACTTCAGCCAGGCGTATGGACCGGTTACGGCAGCAGTGCCAGTGGTGCTGATGAAGACTGCTTTAGTTTAAGAGGATCCTTTCCTAAAAtgtttgaaatcttgaaatatcGATAAGCTCCAGATGAAGCGGACCCAAGCCTCCTCACAATATATGAATACGTAGAAGTTAGATTTCTTTTCCTGAATCAGTaaattaattaacaaaaatCTCTTCGCATAAAGACTGTCCTAAACTAAAGCCAAGGTATCGTACTAGTtaaattttttcatgaaatggcgCAAAATGAATGTTGCCGATTTGTGACTGATATATGATCAAatcagaaaatattattttttcccactaaaaaaaaaaatatttttttaaaaaaagataaataaaataaatgtcatttatttttttaatttacaaagagaaatattcatgaaacgCTAAATATAACAGGTGCAGTAGGCCtatctaataaaaaaatactctgGAACAAACAATACACAGCTGGAAAGGTCGCGCGCGCGCTCGATCGCCTGTCCAAAGCCAAAGCAAAGGCCAATGCCTCGTCAGCGTagaaatacttttaaaaaataaaagtgataaATGTTTAAAATAGATGAAGATTTATTTAATAGAAATAatctttaaatgaaatatttactcgtagagatagagggggggggtatattCCTCATCATGCTCACTCTATTGGACTGCATGAATTTACAATTAAGTGGCGGCTGattgatatatatgtttttaaacaattAGACATTCTCCACGTAGCTTTTCGATATAGATCCGGGTATAGATCCCCACTCTAGCTCTGTCTTCAGTTTCCAAGTTAATTTTGTCGTCCGGGTATTTTACCATTGGCGGCGGCAGCCAAacaatttagggggtgtccacctgaaatttttggatggacacaggtgaaaaatttgataagcgtccggccccccccccaaaaaaaaggttatcaaccgaAATTATATGACTTGGCTTGCtaaccaaaaaaattttgacaagcaaataaagaagaaaaaaaaaaaaaaaaaaggtcatcagcctattttagggggggggggacaacacacgtttcagggggtgTCAAAGTGGATttagggggacgcaggaaaaaaagttgacaagcaaaaaaaaaaaaaaaaaaggttatcaaaaaaaaatttagggggggacacgtcccccccccccgcttccgccgcctatgtatTTTACCACAGGCAGGTTACTCAAGGTAAACTGctccccaccgcccccccccccttctccacTCAAAAGAGACCGGGCAAAAAACATCCCCCACAATAATGCATACTCTGCATCATGGTACTATCATGGAGCTATAGCTCTATGGTATTATGATTCAAGTTGGATAAGCATTGGGAGACGATTGACTAGTATGATTTTGAGCAATTTTAGCCGCTTGTGtcattgaattttttgcttcacTGTCCACGAGTATAGGCCTACTCACGGCCCACCGTCCGGCCACCGCTGCCAACTTCATGTAATTTTGTGCGAAGGCCGAGCACAATTTATGCTTGAATCAATGGACTGGCTTACGATGAACATGCTATCTCATTGGAGTAAAGTAAAAGGGGGAAGTCAGTAGGCCTCCCCCTGCCcggtgctcccccccccccccgttgtaAAAAGGTACATAGGCCTACGGTACGGTACCATGGTAGTAATACCatggtactgtacatgtacctttttacaagccccccccccccggccggCCCCTGGATCCGCTATAATTATCCCAACTAATTCAGAAATATGTACAAAACGTACATAAACAAATTGTCTCTATAGGAAAAACACCAAAACAGCAATGTTATATTGGCTGTGAATTAAGTTTATGAACTCAGCAAAATTTCTTGGCTTGCACACAAATATGTGCATATGCTATGAGTTTAGGAAATAATAACCTGTTGATGTTTGCAGTTTGCACTTTAAATTTCacaatgaatttgaataaagaacaaagATATAGGGCTTTATATGCACATGCAGGGGCCGATCCAGGAATttgcaaagggggggggggcattttccagatggaaaatttgacatgcaagaaaaaaaaagtttttcaacatttcgtccacgaaaaatatttgacaaaagcgaaaaaaaagtcctcactttcagggggggggggcacacacACAGTTGTGTTTTAACGGCATGTTTACATTAGAAATTCTAAGTTGTGTGCCTCTcaagaaagggggggggcacgagccGGCTGTGCTGtgcaccccccacccccccccccccctcctccacgTGGATCCGTCAGTGCATGCAATTTGAGCGaacttttttaaacaacaacATGCGACGACCGACCACGCCCTATTTGACGCCGTACATTGCATACATCGCTCGCTCGGTATCGGACAAGACACGACcttaaatttaaaatcatgaaatgtgCACGTCAAAAGTAATCCAACGGGGATGATGAACCAGTTAATAAGCCAGTGTGCATGTGGAAGGTGAGATGTTAAGACATATTTTCGCTTGTTGTTTCTTGACGAAAGGTCGTATTTGTCGTCGAGATTTGATTGAGGGGGACTCCTCTACGTACCGGTAAGATGCGCCCAGATACTGCCTCTCGCTCGCCCCCGCCTTCCGGGCCGAATGAAGAGTGAGTTGCCGTACTGTGGTCTGTGGAGGATTGACTGGCCGTGGCGTGGACGAGGTGTTTGACCTTTTGGAGTCAAACATTTATATTCGTGCTAGGATAGGCCTACTAAAGCAAAATGGAAGAGACAAGAGAAAGAAGAGTGTGacaaaaaattgcaagaaaaatgGTGgttgtagatctagatctgataTTTTATTACTATAAATTAGTAATAAATATCAGATCTAGTACTCATACTAACCaccatttttctgtttcttctaTTGCAAATTTTAGTCACACTCTTCTTTCTCTTGACAAGAGAAAGAAGAGTGTGTCTTGTCTCTTTCATTTTGCTTTACCCTAGCACGAATAATGGCTAATTCAGTTCTGGCAATTAATGTTGTAAGTTAGACTCTTAGAGCAattacgggatcggagttcggttcggaagttttgctcctaaaatcggaatcggttcggatatcggatcggaagatattcaaaaacaaaaaaaaatacattaaaatttgtatgtggccggcgcgtggacaaatgcggcacgctacactgatggcagaatttgttttgatctccgacaaaagcggaggaagaagatgatgagttgttttgatctccgacataatcggaggaaggaaaataagataatgacgttccagcgcgcgacactactgccgatcaacgataggcctcttctctacaacatcgtggtgatggcggagtccgtcgtgaacttttaaaggtcgcatgacctcccgaaaaagacgcattattatcaagagatgtttaccgtgatattcaccttctctacaacatcgtagtgatggcggaggtaatcgtaaactcttaaaggtcgcatgacctcccgaaaaagacgcattattatcaagagttgtttaccgtgatattcaccttctctacaacatcgtagtgatagcggaggtaatcgtaaactcttaaaggtcgcatgacctcccgaaaaagatgcattattatcaagagttgtttaccatgatattcaccttctctacaacatcgtagtgatggcggaggtaatcgtaaactcttaaaggtcgcatgacctcccgaaaaaaacgcattattatccagagttgtttaccgtgatattcaccttctctacaacatcgtagtgatagcggaggtaatcgtaaactcttagaggacgtatagtcagatagtcgtaaatattaccgcgcatgtcggcgtgttcaactaaatcttttttgcctccgcttaagataaaaacatatcgtcttttcgttgtttttcttccatttttgtcggagatcaaaacaaattatcaccaaTTGAAACCTCTCTCTCTGTTCTCATCCCTCCGCTTGGTTCGGAGATCGTCGGGTCCAACCCGCATGTGATGTATATGTATCTTGACGACTGAATGATAGTGACTCATCAGGCCAGGAGAGCACTGGAACGGCTATTATGGATTTTTGTGATATATATCAAAGTCGCTTTTAATAGCTTGGCATTGATATCCAGGGGGAGCTTTGAGTCAAAGGCAATAAGAACATCTTGggtgaaattgaaattgtagTTTACAGCTGGTTTGTCAGAAAAATGCTCCAGATACCATCGATGATCCTGTAATATCTCCTTGATTTTGAGTATGAAATCATCTCTAATATGCTTTAGAAAGATGCAAGATGCTATGAAATGCTCGATTGTCTCATCTTCAAGCTTGCAAAGAGGACAGAGGGTATTAGTGCTCTTTCCGATCTTACATCTTCTAGCCTGTACTAGATATGTCCCAGAAAGAAGTTGTGCTCGATATATTAATGCTTGCCTCAAGCCATCCTGGACAGGACCGGGAGGATAGAGTACCTCTACATTGATTTCTGATTTTCCCATCCAGAACTTCAGGGAGGATTTCTGGGATATACTTCCGACCACTTGCTCTCTCACAGCTGCATGAACTTTACTTTTGACCACCTGCTTCCATCATCGTTttgttcttccccgattatgtcggagatcaaaacaaatcataatcttcttctccacctgcctttccgctaatatcggagataaaaacaaatcataattttcttcccctttatcttttccttccaccgcttttgtctgagatcaaaacaaatcaccagcgcattttgacggcaaacatgtcgccacgtgtttttttttttttgtcttgttatgttttggtttttccgatccgattttttccccactggtcaaaaatcggagttcggaaaaatgtagaaaaaaggggaaaatcgaATCGGATCaggaattggaataaaaatcggttacagcATTACTGGCAATTCTCTTCAACAGATTATAATTCCTTGCTCCGAATGGCAAGTGTGAATAATGATTTAGCTTTTAATACTGTTACAGATgacaaattatttgatttgttagaTCTCCTTCCATAACTCCTTCAAACCCTACTGGTGCATATGCATAtcagacagctggcagccgtctgtttcaaggagttttttaaacattttttttttttaatttctcctcgtacacagacggctcgctaacgtgcagccaccattaggggacttgcaatgcaaaatccccccagtcgggctcttcaatttttgtctaattattgaataaaaattttgaaagttaacgcgaagaaaatgcaaattaatattccctcttggcattaattgccaaaaaactgagaaaaatcaagttaaaaggaacaaaaacagggACTTACCtaggctgtcgcgcaaattcacttccccgttttatccgatcttaagtacataaacatatggcaattgagtcccctgtacagatcgcgctagaacttcggtctctgtatttggtgagtgaagccaacgccacggagttcagctgaataaccaacataacagagaccgaagcttttggtctacataTGCATATGATAATTTCATTACTGACAACATCAACTCATCGGCTGAAGAACTTCAATTTGAATTCAATCGCATTGACCCTGCACATGCTTCCCTTTGTAAATACGTAActatttctccttttcctcaaTTCATTTTTGGATGTGGCGATACCTGCAATGTGGGCATGACCATTTGGTATAAATTTGCTTTATTATCAGATTTCAGTTCTAATACTGTACTGTCCAAAGTGTGAGGTACACTTCAAAAGGCCATTACATTAATGTAAATTtatgactcattcattattatgatatgtatattttattatttatttgttttacttAATAGATAACTTCAATTAACCACACTCAGTGCTGGTTAACACTGTCTGCTGAATCCTGCGGAACAATGCTGGAAAGTGGCAACTGTATCTAATGTTACAGTCTAGGTGTCTTCACTTTCAGTCTTGCAGACCATTCTGAACTGTTCAACACAAAACATAGGTAATTATTGTAAATTTATGGAGATATATACTCTTTCTGTAATTGAAGACATTCGTTCAGTAAAAAATGACCAGCTCTGCCACTCTTGTCATTCTTGACTTGAGTTATGACCAGGGTTGGGCTCAATTGCAAGGTAATTGATCAATAACgtaattaattacattttttggagtaattgtaattgaaatttGGAATGAGTAAGTAATTGTTATCGAAGAAATGTAATTGAATTCAATTACTTTTAATTACATTCAGTTACTTTacaataaaattaattaatttacaatttaatttcatgtcAACTGCTTCAGCCTCAAAAAGAGTAACAGGTAGAATCCGTGCTCTTTAACCTATACCTTCATCTTTTCAGTTCCTCTGTAACCTAAGATTATTTTGAAACAGGTGGTAATATGTAGGTCCAgtttttatgccattttaaCTGAACACAGTCAAAGTTGCTGGGTAGTACCAAATAACACACATCAGTCACAAAGCTTTTTTATCTGTTGCAAGTTGTGAGTCAAAATGATAATCTTCCTAATGAAGAAGTTATAATGTAAGAAAGAtgattataaatgaaaattacaatatacaGTAGATGAGTTCTAATCTTAAACTTTTCTCATGAGACTAGAGCAGCCATTCtcaattaattttgttgaagcgccaaatttcttgttgagaatctgGACTGCTCCATCTAATACGCAAAGAGCGAAATATTGTGGTGGGGGGGGCATGCAGGACCACCAGAAGAGCAGAAAGCCTTTTAAATGGCCGAGAGGGGTTCTCGATCAACAGAAGATTTAAAAATACCGACATACtacacaatttatttttttttaaataataagtGACTTGTTCAAATTAGTGTTAATTATTATGTTTCTGTATTAAATTTTGTTCTTGATGAGGGTCGTGTTTCAAAAGCAAACTGGGTATGTTgatcagtggtagagcgtcagcctcatgaacgggaggccgtgggttcgatccccaacagagtcatacaaaaaaaatataaatttatataggAATGGAACCTTCTGCGGCagttctgccttcttgcttggcgctcagcatttagattggaggaGGGTGGTAGTAACAACATACATGGAAATGCAGGGCCCGATGCAGTTCCCTAACTGAAATGGCTACCCTGAGTAAATAAAacgtaattatgattattattgttacttttCACAAATCTATGTTCACATTATTACTATGTACAGTCTTTGTACCAATCGtaaataaattcattaaatagATCCTCCATAATAGGGGTTATCGAATGCTAGATTACACAAAATCAGAGGAAATCAAATAGCATTTAGATTTCAAAAAGAGCCgagtttttattttccctttgtaATTAAATGATCAAACCTCAATTCCAGATTAATAGTAGATCAACCTTTTATtttctaatgttttttttctttttctataccAGCTCCCACGCGCCACTCCGGAAGGCTCGGTGCGCCAAAAGTGGCGTGCGCAccaccatttgagaatccctgGACTAGAGCTTTACATTTTTTACATGTCTTTAAAAATTTAAGCATTGACCATATTTAAATTCCTTAAATTGACTTATTTGCATTCGTTCATATGGTCATTATCAAACAACACCATTCAGAACTTACTGAAATCTAGTCA
Protein-coding sequences here:
- the LOC121423716 gene encoding histone chaperone ASF1-like, producing the protein MAKVQVTNVTVLDNPSNFLNPFQFEITFECIENLTEDLEWKIIYVGSAETEDYDQTLDSVLVGPVSQGRHMFVFQANPPDPTKIPQGDILGVTVVLITCSYRDHEFIRVGYYVNNEYSDPELNECNESEKQPVVPQFDKVTRNILHTKPRVTRFTIDWDDPPFTDCENIPPMPPNIQQEQSTSLMNGTKDHMVKAADYAVPNNTDSNSSIPDYVQDMECH